One Paraburkholderia kururiensis DNA window includes the following coding sequences:
- a CDS encoding RecQ family ATP-dependent DNA helicase, which translates to MRKTMREHFGIASLRDGQKDIIRSVIAGRDTLAVMPTGAGKSLCYQLPALHLPGLTLVVSPLIALMKDQADKLAANHVQSVLVNSTVTRTEERKALASIAGGEVRIVFVTPERLASPAFIDLLRQPDTPRLSLAVVDEAHCISQWGHDFRPAFLDIPVALDAVGRPPLLALTATATREVADDIVQSLRMREPNVVRTGIYRPNLQYRVVQTSAAGPQASSRATERKRAQLLTTLEAFEGAGIVYTATVAEAERIRDWLAERHGSEAVSRYHGKLTARVREAEQERFMSGEARIMVATNAFGMGIDRPDIRFIVHYQMPGSLDAYYQETGRAGRDGEAAHCVLLFDLNDRRIHQFFMAGRYPDAALAQRVCDTLAASRESSPGGLTLAQLREALPEAGAKVGSNKLDVCVKMLTEQRVLMRDRRRRIRLPDTAPARKAIEDAVQRFEEMSRRDKRVLERMIDYAQSGRCRWRLILEHFDDSGKVERCGHCDNCLHPPTAHALPPAQRASLPNAARRRREAAQRGWQVGERVRVARYGQGEVVLATGDQVVILFPNGTTRTFLAGYVKRA; encoded by the coding sequence ATGCGCAAGACGATGCGCGAGCACTTCGGTATCGCAAGCCTTCGCGACGGTCAGAAGGACATCATCCGCAGCGTGATTGCGGGGCGCGATACGCTCGCCGTCATGCCCACGGGCGCGGGCAAGTCGCTGTGCTACCAGCTTCCGGCACTGCATCTGCCGGGGCTCACACTGGTCGTGTCGCCGCTCATCGCGCTCATGAAAGATCAGGCGGACAAGCTCGCCGCGAACCACGTGCAAAGCGTGCTGGTGAACAGTACGGTGACGCGCACGGAGGAGCGCAAGGCGCTGGCGAGCATCGCGGGCGGCGAAGTGCGCATCGTGTTCGTTACGCCGGAGCGGCTCGCGTCGCCCGCCTTCATCGATCTGCTGCGGCAGCCCGATACACCGCGCCTGAGCCTCGCGGTGGTGGACGAAGCGCATTGCATCTCGCAGTGGGGCCACGATTTTCGCCCTGCGTTTCTCGATATTCCCGTCGCGCTGGATGCCGTTGGCCGCCCGCCGCTCCTTGCCCTGACCGCCACGGCCACGCGCGAAGTGGCGGACGACATCGTGCAGTCGCTGCGCATGCGCGAGCCCAACGTGGTGCGCACGGGCATCTATCGGCCGAATCTGCAGTACCGTGTCGTGCAGACGAGCGCGGCGGGACCGCAGGCGTCGTCCCGCGCGACCGAACGCAAGCGCGCGCAGCTTCTGACGACGCTGGAAGCATTCGAGGGCGCCGGCATCGTCTACACGGCCACGGTCGCGGAAGCCGAACGTATCCGCGACTGGCTCGCCGAACGGCACGGCAGCGAAGCCGTGTCGCGATACCACGGCAAGCTCACGGCGCGTGTTCGCGAAGCGGAGCAGGAGCGCTTCATGTCGGGCGAAGCACGCATCATGGTGGCGACAAACGCGTTCGGAATGGGCATCGACCGGCCCGACATCCGCTTCATCGTCCATTACCAGATGCCGGGCAGCCTCGACGCCTACTATCAGGAGACGGGACGCGCGGGGCGCGACGGCGAAGCGGCGCATTGCGTGCTGCTGTTCGATCTCAACGACCGCCGCATCCATCAGTTCTTCATGGCGGGGCGCTACCCGGATGCCGCACTGGCGCAGCGTGTCTGCGATACGCTCGCGGCTTCGCGCGAGTCGTCGCCGGGCGGGCTCACGCTTGCACAATTACGCGAGGCGTTGCCCGAGGCGGGCGCAAAGGTGGGCAGCAACAAGCTCGATGTCTGCGTGAAGATGCTCACCGAGCAGCGTGTGCTGATGCGCGACCGGCGCCGCCGCATCAGACTGCCCGACACCGCGCCTGCGCGCAAAGCCATCGAAGACGCCGTGCAGCGTTTCGAGGAAATGAGCCGTCGCGACAAGCGCGTGCTGGAACGCATGATCGATTACGCGCAAAGCGGCCGCTGCCGCTGGCGGCTGATTCTCGAACACTTCGACGACAGCGGCAAAGTGGAACGCTGCGGGCATTGCGACAACTGTCTGCATCCGCCCACCGCGCATGCGCTGCCGCCCGCGCAACGCGCGTCGTTGCCGAATGCTGCGCGCCGCCGGCGCGAAGCGGCACAGCGCGGCTGGCAAGTGGGTGAACGTGTGCGCGTGGCGCGATACGGCCAGGGCGAAGTCGTGCTGGCTACCGGCGACCAGGTGGTCATCCTGTTTCCCAATGGCACGACGCGTACGTTTCTTGCCGGCTACGTGAAGCGTGCCTGA
- the cyoD gene encoding cytochrome o ubiquinol oxidase subunit IV → MAHSHSAHTEGGHGSFGSYVAGFVLSVLLTAGAFGIVMKGYLPAHSALIALAVLAMVQIVVHLVFFLHMNASSGQRWNVMAFSYTVLTAIILVFGTMWVMHNVSVNMMSR, encoded by the coding sequence ATGGCTCATTCGCATTCGGCTCATACGGAAGGTGGGCACGGCAGTTTCGGCAGCTACGTTGCCGGGTTCGTGCTCTCGGTGCTGCTCACGGCAGGCGCGTTCGGCATCGTCATGAAGGGCTACCTGCCGGCGCATAGCGCGCTCATCGCGCTCGCGGTGCTCGCGATGGTGCAGATCGTCGTGCACCTCGTGTTCTTCCTGCACATGAACGCGTCGTCGGGACAGCGCTGGAACGTGATGGCGTTCAGCTACACGGTGCTCACGGCGATCATCCTCGTGTTCGGCACGATGTGGGTGATGCACAACGTCAGCGTCAATATGATGTCGCGGTAA
- the cyoC gene encoding cytochrome o ubiquinol oxidase subunit III: protein MAHNTLVNGAHDLAADHSPSHSVFGFWLYLMTDCVIFASLFAVFAVSSQQFAGGPSGKDLFDISGVALETAALLLSSITYGFAMLGAHKQQRGAVLGWLAVTFVLGLAFLGMEMREFSALIAEGNGPGRSAFLSSFFTLVGTHGLHVFMGLVWMVVLAVQVISRPTLNERAIRRLTCLSLFWHFLDIVWICVFTFVYLASVL, encoded by the coding sequence ATGGCACACAACACGCTTGTCAACGGCGCGCACGACCTGGCCGCCGACCATTCGCCGTCACACTCGGTGTTCGGCTTCTGGCTGTACCTGATGACAGACTGCGTCATCTTCGCCTCGCTGTTCGCGGTGTTCGCCGTGTCGTCGCAGCAGTTTGCGGGCGGCCCCAGCGGCAAAGACCTGTTCGACATTTCGGGCGTTGCGCTGGAAACGGCTGCGCTGCTGTTGAGCAGCATCACCTACGGTTTCGCGATGCTCGGCGCGCACAAGCAGCAGCGCGGCGCCGTGCTGGGCTGGCTCGCGGTCACGTTCGTGCTGGGTCTCGCGTTCCTCGGCATGGAAATGCGCGAGTTCTCGGCGCTGATCGCGGAAGGCAACGGGCCGGGCCGCAGCGCGTTCCTGTCGTCGTTCTTCACGCTGGTCGGCACGCACGGCCTGCACGTGTTCATGGGCCTCGTGTGGATGGTGGTGCTCGCCGTGCAGGTTATTTCGCGGCCCACGCTGAACGAGCGGGCAATCCGGCGTCTGACGTGCCTGAGCCTTTTCTGGCACTTCCTCGACATCGTCTGGATCTGCGTTTTCACCTTTGTCTATCTCGCGAGCGTACTTTAA
- the cyoB gene encoding cytochrome o ubiquinol oxidase subunit I, producing MFGKLTLEAIPFDQPIIMGAGAFMGLAVIVVLAALTITKKWKWLWSEWITTVDHKRLGIMYIIVATLMLLRGFADAVMMRMQLALAYHSPGYLPPHHYDQVFTAHGVIMIFFMAMALMVGLFNLIVPLQIGARDVAFPFINSLSFWMTAVAAILINISLVIGEFAQTGWLAYPPLSELQFSPGVGVDYYIWSLQLSGVGTLLTGINFFVTIVRMRAPGMTFMKMPVFTWTALCSNVLIMATFPILTVALALLGLDRYLGMHFFTNDAGGNAMMYLNLIWAWGHPEVYILVLPAFGIYSEVIATFAKKPLFGYRTMVYATCVIMVLSFLVWLHHFFTMGSGADVNAFFGIMTMIIAIPTGVKIFNWLFTMYRGRIEFTTPVLWTIGFMITFTIGGMTGVMMAIPGADFVLHNSLFLIAHFHNAIIGGVVFGYLAGFHYWFPKAFGFKLDEKLGKRAFWFWFTGFYVSFMPLYVLGFMGMTRRLNHYDNPAWHPWLIAAAFGVVLVAIGVLHQIAQVVLAVRNRKHPDYRDVTGDPWNGRTLEWATSSPPPVYNFAVIPTVHELDAFAHMKETGQGLGVKASSYRDIHMPSNTGAGFFVAVFSLALGFALVWHIWWLVIASLVAVAATVIIHSFGDNDGYIIPAAKVREIEDDIRRRAEGEERGLVPESVEA from the coding sequence ATGTTCGGAAAACTCACGCTCGAGGCGATCCCGTTCGATCAGCCCATCATCATGGGCGCAGGCGCCTTCATGGGGCTCGCGGTGATCGTGGTGCTGGCCGCGCTCACCATCACGAAAAAATGGAAGTGGCTGTGGAGCGAGTGGATCACCACGGTGGACCACAAGAGGCTCGGCATCATGTACATCATCGTGGCCACGCTCATGCTGCTGCGCGGCTTTGCAGACGCGGTGATGATGCGCATGCAACTGGCGCTCGCCTATCATTCGCCGGGCTATCTGCCGCCGCATCACTACGATCAGGTCTTCACGGCGCACGGCGTCATCATGATCTTCTTCATGGCGATGGCGCTGATGGTGGGCCTCTTCAACCTGATCGTGCCGCTGCAGATCGGCGCGCGCGACGTGGCCTTCCCGTTCATCAACTCACTGAGCTTCTGGATGACGGCGGTGGCTGCCATCCTCATCAACATCTCGCTTGTGATCGGTGAATTCGCGCAGACGGGCTGGCTCGCGTATCCGCCGTTGTCGGAATTGCAGTTCAGCCCCGGCGTGGGGGTGGATTACTACATCTGGAGCCTGCAGCTTTCAGGTGTGGGCACGCTGCTGACCGGCATCAACTTCTTCGTGACGATCGTGCGCATGCGTGCGCCCGGCATGACGTTCATGAAGATGCCCGTGTTCACGTGGACGGCGCTGTGCTCGAACGTGCTGATCATGGCGACGTTCCCCATTCTCACGGTCGCGCTTGCGCTGCTCGGTCTGGACCGTTACCTCGGCATGCACTTCTTCACGAACGACGCCGGCGGCAACGCGATGATGTACCTCAACCTGATCTGGGCGTGGGGCCACCCCGAGGTGTACATCCTCGTGCTGCCCGCGTTTGGCATCTATTCCGAGGTCATCGCGACCTTCGCGAAGAAGCCGCTCTTCGGCTATCGCACGATGGTGTACGCCACGTGCGTGATCATGGTGCTCTCGTTCCTCGTGTGGCTGCACCACTTCTTCACGATGGGCTCGGGCGCCGACGTGAACGCGTTCTTCGGCATCATGACGATGATCATCGCGATTCCGACGGGCGTGAAGATTTTCAACTGGCTGTTCACGATGTACCGCGGCCGCATCGAGTTCACCACGCCCGTGCTGTGGACCATCGGCTTCATGATCACGTTCACGATCGGCGGTATGACCGGCGTGATGATGGCGATTCCGGGCGCGGACTTCGTGCTGCACAACAGCCTGTTCCTGATCGCGCACTTCCATAACGCGATTATCGGCGGCGTGGTGTTCGGTTATCTCGCCGGTTTCCATTACTGGTTCCCGAAGGCCTTCGGCTTCAAGCTGGACGAGAAGCTGGGCAAGCGCGCGTTCTGGTTCTGGTTCACGGGCTTCTACGTTTCGTTCATGCCGCTCTACGTGCTGGGCTTCATGGGCATGACGCGACGCCTCAACCACTACGACAACCCCGCGTGGCACCCGTGGCTGATCGCTGCGGCGTTCGGCGTGGTGCTGGTGGCCATCGGCGTGCTGCATCAGATCGCGCAGGTCGTGCTGGCCGTGCGCAACCGCAAACACCCCGACTATCGCGACGTGACGGGCGACCCGTGGAATGGCCGCACGCTCGAATGGGCCACGTCGTCGCCGCCGCCGGTCTACAACTTCGCGGTAATCCCCACGGTGCATGAGCTGGATGCGTTTGCCCACATGAAGGAAACGGGGCAGGGGCTGGGCGTCAAGGCGTCGTCGTATCGCGACATCCACATGCCGTCGAATACGGGCGCGGGCTTCTTCGTCGCCGTGTTCAGCCTCGCACTCGGCTTCGCGCTGGTGTGGCACATCTGGTGGCTCGTGATCGCGTCGCTCGTTGCCGTGGCGGCAACCGTGATCATTCACAGCTTCGGCGACAACGACGGCTACATCATTCCCGCGGCGAAGGTTCGCGAGATCGAAGACGACATCCGCCGCCGTGCGGAAGGTGAAGAACGCGGCCTCGTGCCCGAATCCGTGGAGGCCTGA
- the cyoA gene encoding ubiquinol oxidase subunit II, with amino-acid sequence MARAILKRAWTFAAIGAGTCLAGCSNLDVLDPKGSVGAAEKSLIGTATFTMLIVVVPVILLTLLFAWRYRASNRNATYAPKWAHSTAIEVVIWTVPTLIILFLGVLTWRTTHELDPYRPLESSVKPINVEVVALDWKWLFIYPDLGIASINQLAFPVNTPVNFRITSDSVMNSFFIPRLGSQIYAMAGMQTRLHLVANEVGDYAGVSANFSGKGFSDMKFRALATTPEQFNAWVEQVKHAQGRLDMNAYGTVAQPSEKNPVEYFSSVDPRLFHNIIAKYNNGHVLDMKDEACGTKG; translated from the coding sequence ATGGCTAGAGCTATCTTGAAGCGGGCGTGGACCTTCGCTGCAATCGGAGCGGGCACCTGCCTTGCCGGCTGCAGCAATCTCGATGTTCTCGATCCCAAAGGCAGCGTAGGCGCTGCGGAAAAGTCCCTCATCGGCACGGCCACGTTCACGATGCTCATCGTCGTCGTGCCGGTCATTCTGCTCACGCTGCTGTTCGCATGGCGCTACCGCGCGTCGAACCGTAACGCGACCTATGCGCCGAAGTGGGCCCACTCCACGGCTATCGAAGTTGTCATCTGGACGGTGCCCACACTCATCATCCTGTTCCTCGGCGTGCTCACGTGGCGCACCACGCACGAGCTCGATCCGTACCGGCCGCTCGAATCCTCGGTGAAGCCGATCAACGTTGAAGTGGTCGCGCTGGACTGGAAGTGGCTCTTCATCTACCCCGATCTGGGCATCGCCTCGATCAACCAGCTCGCCTTCCCCGTCAATACGCCCGTAAATTTCCGCATCACGTCGGATTCGGTGATGAACTCGTTCTTCATCCCGCGCCTGGGCAGCCAGATCTACGCGATGGCGGGCATGCAGACGCGTCTGCACCTGGTGGCCAACGAGGTGGGCGACTACGCGGGCGTGTCGGCCAACTTCAGCGGCAAGGGCTTTTCGGACATGAAGTTCCGCGCGCTCGCCACCACGCCCGAGCAGTTCAACGCGTGGGTGGAGCAGGTCAAGCACGCGCAGGGGCGTCTCGACATGAACGCCTACGGCACGGTCGCACAGCCTTCGGAGAAGAATCCGGTCGAGTACTTCTCGTCCGTGGATCCGCGGCTCTTCCATAACATCATCGCGAAGTACAACAACGGTCACGTCCTCGACATGAAGGACGAGGCCTGCGGGACGAAGGGGTAA
- a CDS encoding cystathionine gamma-synthase family protein: MNGEEMPDAGVHMSMTPVLHADRLAGVEHGAIHSPIHTSVQYTFERTSDLIDLFQGRLKGRFNYARSGTPTIAALERKITHLEGGRETVCFASGMAAISAVFLSLLRAGDHIVVSRFLFGGTVNLLDTLQGFGVHVSFVDTCDVRNVRAEVGENTRLVFVETVANPATQIPDLESIGQLCRERELLFIVDNTVTSPALFRPATVGAGLVVNSLSKTLGGHGVALGGAVTDTGRFDWTLYPNIAARYRNADPAQWGIQQLRKKGLRDVGGALSSDHAHRIAIGVETLVLRATQTGGTALALARFLREHAAIGEVHYPGLETHPQHELAKRLFANGAWLLSFELKRANDMIPFLDRLRVAGRGTGMGDNRTLVIPVAPTIYWEIDREVREQMKISDGLIRVSIGLEDPRDLIRDFDEALQLCS; encoded by the coding sequence ATGAACGGGGAAGAGATGCCCGACGCGGGCGTACACATGTCGATGACACCTGTCTTGCATGCAGACCGGCTGGCCGGGGTCGAGCACGGCGCCATCCACAGTCCCATACACACGTCCGTCCAGTACACGTTCGAGCGCACCAGCGATCTGATCGATCTGTTTCAGGGGCGTTTGAAAGGGCGCTTCAACTACGCCCGTTCGGGTACACCAACCATTGCCGCTCTGGAACGAAAGATCACGCATCTGGAAGGAGGCCGGGAGACAGTTTGCTTCGCGAGCGGGATGGCGGCGATTTCGGCGGTCTTCCTCAGTCTCCTGCGTGCAGGCGACCACATCGTGGTGAGTCGGTTCCTGTTCGGCGGGACGGTGAACCTGCTCGATACCCTGCAAGGGTTTGGCGTGCACGTGAGCTTCGTCGACACATGCGACGTGCGCAACGTCCGGGCCGAAGTGGGCGAAAACACGCGTTTGGTATTCGTTGAGACGGTGGCAAATCCAGCGACGCAGATTCCCGATCTAGAGTCGATTGGGCAGTTGTGCCGGGAACGCGAGCTATTGTTCATCGTAGATAACACCGTGACCTCACCTGCCCTCTTTCGTCCCGCCACTGTTGGGGCGGGTCTGGTCGTGAATTCGTTGAGCAAGACCCTCGGCGGCCATGGCGTCGCATTGGGCGGCGCGGTAACGGATACCGGCCGGTTCGACTGGACGTTGTATCCGAACATAGCGGCGCGCTATAGAAACGCCGATCCCGCTCAATGGGGCATTCAGCAGCTGCGCAAAAAGGGATTGCGTGACGTCGGCGGCGCGTTGTCGTCTGATCACGCGCACCGTATTGCTATTGGTGTTGAAACCCTCGTGCTGCGAGCGACACAAACCGGTGGAACTGCATTGGCGTTGGCGCGATTCCTTCGCGAGCACGCCGCGATCGGCGAGGTGCACTATCCGGGGCTGGAGACACACCCTCAGCACGAGCTGGCGAAGCGGCTGTTCGCAAACGGCGCGTGGTTGCTCTCTTTCGAACTGAAGCGCGCCAACGACATGATTCCGTTTCTTGATCGTCTGCGCGTTGCCGGTCGCGGCACCGGCATGGGAGACAACAGAACGCTCGTCATTCCGGTTGCTCCTACGATCTATTGGGAGATCGACCGGGAAGTCCGGGAGCAGATGAAAATTTCGGACGGTTTGATACGCGTCTCGATCGGGCTGGAGGACCCCCGCGACTTGATACGCGACTTCGATGAAGCGCTGCAGTTGTGTTCCTGA
- a CDS encoding EamA family transporter, producing the protein MKAKDILLAIFVTAIWGANFSVIKLGLASIDPFLLAGIRFALCAIPAVFVLRRPQVSIGYLASYGLLFGVGLWGIVNLGIQAGLSAGIASLVLQFSAFFTILLGSVVFKESISRYQYAGIAVALGGLASIITITDGSVSVLGVALVVIGALSWSSANIIIKRAGTKDVLAFLVWSSLFSPIPLFAIAWLEHGAHVYVDTFSSLNWKAVFSILFQVYPTTLFGYWAWNRLLKTYPVSRVAPLSLLVPIFGMIGSVLIFGEHIGAPKIAATALIVLGLTIGLYGKHISSVILRRAQA; encoded by the coding sequence GTGAAAGCGAAAGACATTCTTCTTGCGATTTTCGTCACAGCCATCTGGGGCGCGAACTTTTCTGTGATCAAGCTAGGACTGGCCTCGATAGATCCTTTCCTGCTCGCCGGCATACGCTTCGCACTCTGCGCCATTCCGGCTGTCTTCGTGCTTCGCAGGCCACAGGTGAGCATTGGATACCTGGCGAGCTACGGTCTCCTGTTCGGGGTGGGGCTTTGGGGCATCGTGAACCTGGGAATTCAGGCGGGCCTCTCGGCAGGCATCGCCTCGCTTGTTCTGCAATTCAGCGCGTTCTTCACGATCTTGCTCGGCTCCGTCGTTTTCAAGGAATCGATTTCACGATATCAGTACGCCGGTATTGCGGTCGCGCTCGGGGGGCTTGCCTCCATCATCACGATCACCGATGGCTCGGTGAGTGTGCTTGGGGTTGCACTCGTCGTGATCGGCGCACTGTCGTGGAGTTCGGCCAATATCATCATCAAGCGAGCAGGCACGAAGGACGTGCTGGCGTTCCTCGTCTGGTCGAGTCTGTTCTCGCCCATTCCGCTCTTCGCAATTGCATGGTTGGAGCATGGCGCACACGTGTACGTCGATACGTTTTCCAGCCTGAACTGGAAAGCCGTTTTCTCCATCCTGTTTCAGGTCTACCCCACCACGTTGTTCGGCTATTGGGCCTGGAACAGGCTTCTGAAAACGTATCCGGTGTCTCGCGTCGCGCCGCTGTCGCTGCTAGTGCCGATTTTCGGCATGATCGGCTCTGTGCTGATTTTCGGCGAGCATATTGGCGCGCCGAAGATTGCCGCAACGGCTCTCATCGTTCTGGGGCTCACCATTGGTCTGTATGGAAAGCACATCAGCAGCGTGATCTTGCGCCGTGCGCAGGCGTGA
- a CDS encoding ATP-grasp domain-containing protein, with amino-acid sequence MNILILHRVPYGRIEYERGIDHDAHQVTYFGKQEALDTLPGGLRCRAVRRAGERSAYDEAIELIERTGDRFDRIISLSEYELLDAARLREAFGVHGPSVNEVQLVRNKVLMKHAVANAGLRVPRFAALPELIQRPFAAAWHGPTVLKPHSGASSEDVRVFASLDDALHAVHAKQTGIARLDGEIPLTDQYQIEEFVTGHVLHFDGLVADGELLTTTASRYVGTCLGYANGEPLGSFHFPLSPLARDWTASILAAVGIRNGSFHLEAIDSPDGLVFLEVGNRVGGADVVATFELATGVHLPSEELRILVGAGATSGLPATQTSHEWHGWFVFPGHARAGEEYAGMTGIDRYRSDPAVVRWVELPAGSALQHRVTYSAGEAPLAGIVALPAAAETQAWLQGLFYAAQQRASGSWSKAA; translated from the coding sequence ATGAATATCCTGATTCTTCATCGCGTCCCTTATGGACGTATCGAATACGAGCGCGGCATCGATCACGACGCTCACCAGGTCACTTACTTCGGCAAGCAGGAAGCATTGGACACGCTACCGGGTGGCCTGCGTTGCCGAGCGGTTCGTCGTGCGGGCGAGCGCAGCGCGTATGACGAGGCAATTGAGCTTATCGAACGGACTGGCGACCGTTTCGATCGCATCATCTCTCTGTCCGAATACGAGTTGCTCGATGCGGCCCGGCTGCGTGAAGCATTCGGCGTTCACGGGCCTTCGGTGAACGAAGTGCAGCTCGTACGGAACAAGGTATTGATGAAGCACGCCGTCGCGAATGCCGGCTTGCGAGTACCGCGCTTCGCGGCCTTGCCCGAACTCATCCAGCGCCCCTTTGCCGCCGCGTGGCATGGCCCGACCGTGCTGAAGCCGCATAGCGGCGCATCGAGCGAGGATGTCAGGGTATTCGCATCGCTGGACGACGCGCTCCACGCTGTCCACGCGAAACAGACCGGTATCGCACGGCTTGACGGCGAGATCCCTCTGACGGATCAGTACCAGATTGAAGAGTTCGTGACGGGGCACGTCCTTCATTTTGACGGCCTCGTTGCAGACGGCGAACTGCTGACCACCACCGCGAGCCGCTATGTCGGCACGTGTCTCGGTTATGCCAATGGCGAGCCGCTGGGGTCATTTCATTTCCCGTTGTCGCCGCTCGCCCGAGACTGGACGGCGAGCATCCTCGCGGCAGTGGGCATCCGGAACGGCAGTTTTCATCTCGAAGCGATCGACTCTCCCGACGGCCTTGTTTTTCTCGAGGTGGGTAATCGGGTCGGTGGGGCAGACGTCGTCGCGACTTTCGAACTGGCAACGGGTGTGCATCTGCCATCCGAAGAACTACGCATTCTGGTAGGTGCCGGTGCAACGAGCGGTCTGCCGGCGACACAGACTTCTCATGAGTGGCACGGCTGGTTCGTATTCCCGGGACATGCCCGCGCAGGGGAGGAGTACGCCGGCATGACAGGAATCGATCGATACCGGTCCGACCCTGCGGTGGTTCGTTGGGTGGAACTGCCCGCAGGCAGCGCATTGCAGCATCGCGTCACGTATTCGGCGGGCGAAGCGCCATTAGCCGGGATCGTCGCGTTGCCTGCGGCGGCCGAAACCCAGGCGTGGCTGCAAGGACTCTTCTACGCCGCGCAACAACGCGCATCCGGCTCGTGGTCCAAAGCCGCGTGA
- a CDS encoding ATP-grasp domain-containing protein, with protein sequence MSQHDPVLLIVDYNLTRVADVERMARHARSGYGASTVLIRPRPTARDYEIAEYVVDLDPLADGFVDTALDRLTRFTGRVHAGLVFSDNAVQRGAELLERLGLRTDSASLAEAAFSKSAYRESESRVRNLLEAQSIMVPRSVGVADLDELRHFAAQHPDGFVLKPACEGNNRGVVIVHDGDDLVQAFALVQPYLHNGAIAEQLIPFRREFSFDGVGSMEFITEKVSAEGRYPVEIAQILPARITETERNTLTRAGRLANLIVGQRDGAFHNEIRLSDDGRRAAVVEPNRRPAGMKIWTLAQAVYGVDFYRQWVDVAFGNERSVPVRATSTEAATVMLGVPVDGRYERPEEEDAYALLRETVQRAEAACGIGNGLIDVLEYAWLSPDAREIPAVPLENSDFAAQVCFAIDSGVVDLRLLIPALRKAWLSVLDEALGREHFGLKRQAVDIA encoded by the coding sequence ATGAGCCAGCACGATCCTGTTCTTCTGATCGTCGACTACAACCTCACTCGAGTGGCGGACGTCGAACGCATGGCGCGCCATGCTCGTTCCGGTTACGGTGCCTCGACTGTGTTGATCCGCCCGCGCCCCACGGCACGGGACTACGAAATCGCCGAGTACGTTGTTGATCTGGACCCGTTGGCCGATGGATTTGTCGATACCGCGTTGGATCGCCTCACTCGGTTCACCGGTCGCGTCCATGCCGGGCTGGTTTTTTCCGATAACGCAGTGCAACGCGGTGCCGAGCTGCTCGAGCGGCTGGGACTACGCACCGACTCCGCGTCACTTGCGGAGGCCGCCTTTAGCAAGAGCGCTTATCGGGAGTCGGAGTCGAGAGTCCGGAATCTGCTGGAAGCGCAGTCCATCATGGTCCCGCGGAGCGTAGGCGTGGCCGATCTCGATGAGCTTCGGCATTTCGCCGCGCAACATCCGGATGGATTCGTGCTCAAGCCAGCTTGCGAGGGAAACAACCGCGGCGTTGTGATCGTGCATGACGGCGACGATCTCGTCCAGGCATTCGCACTCGTGCAGCCGTACCTGCACAACGGTGCGATCGCCGAGCAGTTGATTCCGTTTCGCCGGGAGTTTTCGTTCGACGGGGTAGGGTCGATGGAGTTCATCACTGAGAAGGTCAGTGCGGAGGGACGATATCCGGTCGAGATTGCGCAGATCCTTCCGGCTCGCATCACGGAAACGGAGCGCAACACGCTGACGCGGGCCGGTCGCCTCGCCAATCTCATTGTCGGGCAACGCGACGGCGCATTTCACAACGAGATCCGGCTGAGCGACGACGGACGGCGAGCCGCTGTTGTGGAGCCGAACCGGCGACCGGCCGGCATGAAGATCTGGACACTTGCACAGGCGGTCTACGGCGTCGACTTCTACCGGCAATGGGTGGACGTGGCGTTTGGCAACGAACGCAGCGTGCCGGTGCGCGCGACGTCGACGGAGGCGGCGACGGTCATGCTGGGCGTGCCGGTCGACGGTCGTTATGAGCGGCCGGAGGAAGAAGATGCCTACGCGCTTCTACGCGAGACAGTGCAGCGCGCGGAAGCCGCGTGCGGTATCGGGAACGGCTTGATAGACGTGCTTGAGTACGCGTGGCTGTCGCCTGACGCCCGTGAGATCCCCGCCGTTCCTCTGGAGAACTCCGACTTTGCCGCACAGGTCTGCTTCGCGATAGACAGCGGCGTGGTCGATTTGCGGCTCCTTATTCCGGCTCTCCGCAAGGCATGGCTTTCCGTACTCGATGAAGCACTTGGGCGGGAGCATTTCGGACTCAAGCGGCAGGCCGTCGACATCGCGTGA